A part of Alkalinema sp. FACHB-956 genomic DNA contains:
- the trxB gene encoding thioredoxin-disulfide reductase: MATPTVESQIDNPIENQVENLVIIGSGPAGYTAAIYAARANLKPLVFEGFQAGGLPGGQLMTTTEVENFPGFPNGITGPQLMAGMKAQADRWGAELITEDVTEVDLSQRPFVIKSDDRTVKAHSIIIATGATAKRLGLPSEGQYWNHGISACAICDGAVPMFQNVPLVIIGGGDTAAEEALFLTKYGSQVHMLIRGDKLRASKAMQDRVLSHSKITVHWNTSAIDVFGENGFMTGVRVKNNQTGEESEIAAKGLFYAIGHNPNTSLFKGQLDLDEVGYIVTQPGSVATSVEGVFAAGDVQDHEYRQAITAAGTGCMAALLAERWLSHHGLAQEVKLDVTRAEAPAADSEAEPAGTPASEDTGSKTAPTPTVTTSANFSLDITHHIGGYALRKLYHESDRLIMVKYASPTCGPCHTLKPILGKIVAEFAGQIHYVEIDITEDPEVAEAAGVVGTPTIQFFKHKDKVEEMLGVKQKSQYREVIQANL, from the coding sequence ATGGCAACTCCCACGGTTGAAAGCCAAATTGACAATCCAATTGAGAATCAAGTTGAGAATCTCGTCATTATTGGGTCGGGGCCAGCAGGCTATACAGCAGCCATTTATGCAGCGCGGGCCAATTTGAAACCACTGGTGTTTGAAGGGTTTCAAGCGGGAGGATTGCCCGGTGGCCAACTCATGACCACGACCGAAGTTGAAAACTTTCCCGGTTTTCCCAATGGCATTACGGGGCCTCAGTTGATGGCAGGGATGAAAGCCCAGGCCGATCGCTGGGGAGCAGAACTGATCACTGAGGATGTGACGGAGGTCGATCTGAGTCAGCGTCCGTTTGTCATCAAATCCGACGATCGAACCGTCAAGGCTCACAGTATTATCATCGCGACGGGCGCAACGGCCAAGCGGCTTGGACTGCCCAGCGAAGGCCAGTACTGGAACCACGGTATTTCTGCCTGTGCCATTTGTGATGGAGCAGTGCCCATGTTCCAGAATGTGCCTCTGGTGATTATCGGTGGTGGGGATACAGCAGCGGAGGAAGCGCTGTTCTTAACTAAGTACGGCAGTCAGGTGCACATGCTGATCCGGGGTGACAAACTGCGGGCCAGTAAAGCGATGCAAGACCGAGTGCTGAGCCATAGCAAAATTACGGTGCATTGGAATACATCGGCGATCGATGTGTTTGGGGAAAACGGCTTTATGACCGGCGTGCGGGTCAAAAATAACCAAACGGGCGAAGAAAGCGAAATTGCCGCCAAGGGTCTGTTCTACGCGATCGGGCATAACCCCAACACCAGCCTGTTTAAAGGTCAGCTGGATCTGGATGAGGTGGGCTACATCGTGACTCAACCCGGCTCCGTCGCCACGAGTGTTGAAGGGGTCTTTGCCGCCGGGGATGTGCAGGATCATGAATATCGTCAAGCCATTACCGCCGCTGGGACGGGTTGCATGGCGGCACTCTTGGCAGAACGCTGGTTGTCCCACCATGGCTTAGCCCAGGAAGTTAAATTGGATGTAACCCGTGCAGAAGCCCCTGCTGCCGATTCTGAAGCAGAACCTGCTGGAACCCCCGCCTCAGAGGATACCGGTTCTAAGACGGCCCCGACACCGACGGTCACCACTTCCGCTAACTTCAGCCTCGACATCACCCACCATATTGGCGGTTATGCCCTGCGGAAGCTTTACCACGAAAGCGATCGGCTAATCATGGTGAAATACGCCTCCCCCACCTGTGGCCCCTGCCATACCCTGAAACCGATCCTAGGCAAGATCGTGGCGGAATTTGCTGGCCAAATTCACTATGTGGAAATTGACATTACGGAAGATCCGGAGGTGGCAGAAGCGGCGGGAGTAGTGGGAACCCCAACGATTCAATTCTTCAAACACAAAGACAAGGTGGAAGAAATGTTGGGGGTGAAACAAAAGAGCCAGTATCGCGAGGTGATTCAAGCGAACCTCTAG
- a CDS encoding methyltransferase domain-containing protein — MTAAQPSNPATLSNQTLSNEALEKLRQHFNKAPYPRVPLDEYPNDRNALYVHSLTTAYYRRNHRVINPQGKVILDAGCGTGYKCLMLAEANPGAKIIGLDLSEDSVALARERLAYHKVENAEFYAMPIEDLPSLGLQFDYINADDVLYLIPDPVVGLQAMAQVLQPDGILRANFHSSLQRAAYFRGQQFFSALGLMDSAPDDQHIALVRQTMNALKDGTKLKLYAWNPNFETEDEHILANHLLKGDKGWVLPEFFAALKAAGLEFISMVNWWQWDLVQLFKDVNELPLEIGLGLAEKSLEEQLHLFELLHPTHRLLDLYSGLPGSSQEQSLPDDWDCEQWQTVTVHLHPLLCNTVFQEGLENSILAVQPLQLHHYLCFSNDPVAIDSGMATCLLPLLEAPQSLADLVQSWCRVRPFNPVTLEPTDEQTAIDLVKALLIRLESLGYILLDRPI; from the coding sequence ATGACAGCGGCCCAACCCAGCAACCCAGCAACCCTCTCTAATCAAACCCTCTCTAATGAAGCGTTAGAAAAGCTCAGGCAGCATTTTAACAAAGCCCCCTATCCTCGGGTGCCATTGGATGAGTATCCCAATGACCGCAATGCCCTCTATGTTCATAGCCTAACCACCGCTTACTATCGCCGTAACCATCGCGTGATCAATCCTCAGGGGAAGGTGATCTTAGACGCAGGGTGTGGAACGGGTTACAAGTGTCTGATGCTGGCTGAGGCCAACCCAGGGGCCAAAATCATTGGGTTAGATCTCTCTGAAGATTCTGTGGCACTGGCGCGGGAGCGGCTAGCCTACCACAAAGTCGAAAATGCTGAATTTTATGCAATGCCCATTGAGGATTTACCCAGCTTGGGCTTACAGTTTGACTACATCAACGCTGATGATGTGTTGTATCTGATCCCTGATCCCGTCGTTGGGCTTCAGGCCATGGCCCAAGTGTTGCAGCCCGATGGAATTTTGCGAGCTAATTTCCACAGTTCTTTACAAAGAGCAGCCTATTTTCGGGGGCAACAATTTTTTTCTGCTTTGGGGCTGATGGATAGCGCACCGGATGACCAGCACATAGCACTTGTGCGGCAAACCATGAATGCGCTCAAAGATGGCACAAAACTGAAGCTATATGCCTGGAACCCCAACTTTGAGACTGAAGATGAACATATTCTTGCAAATCACCTCCTGAAAGGTGATAAAGGATGGGTACTACCCGAATTTTTTGCTGCTCTTAAAGCCGCTGGTTTAGAGTTCATTAGCATGGTGAACTGGTGGCAGTGGGATTTAGTGCAACTGTTCAAAGATGTGAACGAGTTACCCTTGGAAATTGGCTTGGGACTGGCTGAAAAAAGCCTGGAAGAACAATTACATCTGTTTGAATTACTACATCCAACGCATCGCCTTTTAGATCTCTATAGTGGATTGCCAGGATCTTCGCAAGAGCAGAGTCTTCCTGACGATTGGGACTGCGAACAGTGGCAGACTGTAACCGTTCACTTACATCCCCTGCTCTGTAATACGGTGTTTCAAGAAGGTTTAGAAAACAGTATTTTGGCGGTTCAACCGTTGCAGCTACATCACTACCTGTGTTTTAGCAATGACCCTGTTGCGATCGATAGTGGAATGGCAACCTGTCTGCTCCCCTTGCTAGAGGCTCCTCAGTCCTTGGCCGATCTGGTGCAATCTTGGTGTCGAGTGCGTCCATTTAACCCAGTCACCTTAGAACCAACAGATGAGCAAACCGCGATCGACCTAGTGAAAGCTCTCTTAATTCGACTAGAGAGCCTAGGGTATATCTTGCTCGATCGACCTATCTAA
- a CDS encoding type IV pilin-like G/H family protein yields the protein MKTELKAKLLQHLAGKKREGGFTLIELLVVIIIIGILAAIALPSFLNQANKAKQSEAKQYIGSMNRAQQSYYLEKDLFASNADFGQLGLGIKTETGTYKYTIAGGGANSTNAANLANPIQDATAPLKTYAGGVQIGQVAATSEATTLAVLCESEKARVNGGGVAVIGSVNFVPNGAPTCGGGFTELKK from the coding sequence ATGAAGACCGAACTGAAGGCTAAACTGCTGCAACACTTGGCTGGTAAAAAGCGTGAAGGTGGTTTCACCCTGATCGAACTGCTGGTTGTGATCATCATCATCGGTATTTTGGCTGCTATTGCACTGCCTTCCTTCCTGAACCAAGCAAACAAAGCGAAGCAGTCTGAAGCTAAGCAATACATCGGTTCCATGAACCGCGCTCAACAGTCCTACTACTTGGAAAAAGACCTGTTCGCTAGCAACGCTGACTTCGGCCAATTGGGTCTGGGTATCAAGACTGAAACCGGTACCTACAAGTACACCATTGCTGGTGGTGGCGCTAACAGCACCAACGCTGCTAACTTGGCTAACCCCATTCAAGACGCTACCGCACCCCTGAAGACCTACGCAGGCGGTGTACAGATCGGTCAAGTCGCTGCAACCAGCGAAGCAACCACTTTGGCAGTTCTGTGCGAATCTGAAAAGGCCCGTGTGAATGGTGGTGGAGTTGCTGTCATCGGTTCTGTTAACTTTGTTCCAAACGGTGCCCCAACTTGCGGTGGTGGCTTTACTGAACTGAAGAAATAA
- a CDS encoding O-linked N-acetylglucosamine transferase, SPINDLY family protein, whose translation MLLSPDQFSLIQANLQTKQYSGLIDRLEGWIQEKPTCQVYYWYLGLAFLLSHQEEEAQFTWLSTLAEAGDAEEEWLNELVAVIEAEAQRKASFSSLENTQDDVWLLRQHLRSICPTNLSNLLGIIQLAAQQDHWVPETDCVAEAIDLLATCPRNHLNASLALETMGQLLQHAPMHPESANFVRACIPHVPDLNALIHCLFPAAMRIAHSARNPKLAAQLAEAYLEVDPDNQEFLGQLVTFYQDATDYDTGIATAKRYYAAVEGLVKQIFASHLILRGLLNAGGYWEEAIAALQRHQQLLQCLSIDSLQDLASVHVLRLLTSTYFLPYFQDTLDNCQLRHHVVEMAQNQLRALHADTVTRYHQGHQQRRARADRNRPKLKIGYLSHCMGRHSVGWLGRWLIQHHDRDRIGLYGYFINERLGDSLQSWYVEQFDQAYFLDRDFGDSSQRMADQIHQDEIDILVDLDSITLDVTCEILAMKPAPIQVTWLGWDAIGMSAIDYFIADPYVLPENAQAYYTEKLWRLPETYIAVDGFEVGVPTLRRSELEIPEDAMVYLTTQRGYKRHRDTARLQLKIIHGVPNSYLLIKGFADDQAIQKFFYELADEVGVDRDRLRFLPNAASEAVHRANLRIADVVLDTYPYNGATTTLETLWMEVPIVTWVGQQFAARNSYTMMMNAGITEGIAWSAEEYVEWGIKLGTDLDLRKQVVWKLHQSKQSSPLWNGQLFAQEMEKAFAAMWEQFVG comes from the coding sequence ATGCTACTTTCTCCAGATCAATTCTCCTTAATTCAAGCAAATCTTCAAACCAAACAGTATTCTGGACTGATCGATCGCTTAGAAGGTTGGATTCAAGAAAAGCCAACTTGTCAGGTTTACTATTGGTACTTGGGATTAGCCTTTCTACTCAGCCATCAAGAAGAAGAAGCCCAATTCACTTGGTTATCGACATTGGCGGAGGCAGGAGATGCGGAGGAAGAATGGCTGAATGAATTGGTCGCCGTTATTGAGGCAGAGGCCCAACGAAAAGCTTCATTCAGTAGCTTGGAGAATACACAGGATGATGTTTGGCTATTGCGTCAACATCTGCGCTCCATTTGTCCGACCAATCTATCAAACTTATTGGGCATCATTCAATTAGCCGCCCAGCAGGATCACTGGGTTCCAGAAACCGACTGTGTTGCAGAAGCGATCGACCTTTTAGCAACCTGTCCCAGAAATCACTTGAATGCATCCTTAGCGCTGGAAACGATGGGCCAGCTATTGCAACACGCTCCCATGCATCCAGAGTCGGCTAATTTTGTCCGGGCTTGTATTCCCCATGTACCAGACTTGAATGCGTTAATCCATTGTTTGTTTCCCGCTGCGATGCGGATTGCCCATTCCGCCCGCAATCCCAAGCTTGCAGCACAATTGGCAGAAGCCTACCTGGAAGTTGATCCCGACAACCAAGAATTTTTGGGACAATTGGTGACGTTTTATCAGGATGCAACGGACTACGATACAGGCATCGCAACGGCAAAGCGTTACTATGCGGCTGTAGAAGGCTTGGTCAAGCAAATTTTTGCCAGCCATTTGATTTTGCGAGGGCTATTGAATGCGGGTGGTTATTGGGAGGAAGCGATCGCGGCTCTCCAGCGGCACCAGCAACTTCTCCAATGCTTATCGATCGATTCCCTGCAAGACCTTGCCTCCGTTCATGTATTGCGATTGCTGACATCAACCTATTTTTTGCCCTATTTTCAAGATACGCTGGATAACTGCCAGTTACGGCACCACGTCGTGGAAATGGCGCAAAATCAACTGCGGGCGTTGCATGCTGATACCGTTACTCGATATCACCAGGGACATCAGCAACGACGGGCAAGGGCCGATCGCAATCGCCCAAAACTCAAGATTGGTTACCTCTCCCACTGCATGGGGCGTCATTCCGTAGGCTGGCTGGGTCGTTGGCTGATTCAGCACCACGATCGCGATCGTATTGGACTCTACGGCTATTTCATCAACGAACGATTGGGTGACTCTTTACAATCTTGGTATGTAGAACAGTTTGATCAGGCTTACTTCCTCGATCGAGATTTTGGAGATAGTAGCCAACGCATGGCCGACCAAATTCATCAAGATGAAATTGATATTTTGGTGGATCTTGATAGCATCACCCTGGATGTCACCTGCGAAATCTTAGCCATGAAACCAGCCCCCATTCAAGTGACTTGGCTTGGCTGGGATGCGATCGGGATGTCTGCAATCGACTACTTCATTGCCGATCCCTATGTTCTCCCGGAGAATGCCCAAGCCTATTACACAGAGAAGTTATGGCGTTTACCTGAAACCTATATTGCGGTGGATGGATTTGAAGTAGGCGTACCAACGCTACGACGATCGGAATTAGAAATTCCAGAAGATGCAATGGTTTATCTGACGACGCAACGAGGATACAAGCGCCACCGAGACACCGCACGATTGCAACTGAAAATTATCCATGGTGTTCCTAACAGCTATCTTCTGATTAAAGGATTTGCTGATGATCAGGCGATTCAGAAATTTTTCTACGAATTGGCTGACGAAGTTGGGGTCGATCGCGATCGGCTACGGTTCCTGCCCAATGCAGCCTCGGAGGCAGTTCACCGAGCTAACTTGCGGATTGCAGATGTTGTGCTAGATACCTATCCCTATAATGGTGCGACGACAACCCTAGAGACGCTATGGATGGAAGTGCCGATCGTGACTTGGGTGGGACAACAATTTGCTGCCCGCAATAGCTACACCATGATGATGAACGCAGGCATTACCGAGGGCATTGCTTGGAGTGCTGAGGAATATGTGGAATGGGGAATTAAATTAGGAACTGATTTAGATCTCAGAAAGCAGGTTGTCTGGAAACTGCATCAGTCTAAACAGTCCTCACCACTCTGGAATGGCCAACTCTTTGCCCAGGAAATGGAAAAAGCCTTTGCTGCCATGTGGGAGCAGTTTGTTGGGTAA
- a CDS encoding FkbM family methyltransferase, with translation MAFFLPILKQLGYLDEISMMLVNVGSRKITTADDYGSQNWGAFAPNLTIIGFDADPEACEAANAAFEAQGQDWNEFHIPIAIAKEVGKATLHITKNPMCSSLYPPNEELIQRFPRFPDLVGLASTVEIETTTLDQFCQDEAIEEVDFLQVDVQGANLQVLQGARALLQRSVFAIQTEVEFSPIYRDEPLFAETDTFLRQQGFTLFDLSPLCREQRSPLHSIKRPGQLLWSDAIYLRDPLQASTPEAFKTPEAIFKLACIADALEFTDYALELLEHLTLTFGQQNPAYNLADAIVQSLAQVPDLLKQGLDNVPVVQKVQPYLQQPIPVLSPEPILEEVVYAPPVQAFQSEHYLRHNQRRLEHLASLGLPLQGRSVLEVGAGIGDHTSFFLDRGCDVVTTEGRADNFEILQQRFPQLQSYLLDCDHPDMTFDRTFDVVYCYGLLYHLQDPVTALQFMAKHCGDLLLLETAVSTDTDELLNPCEEPAASKTQSIHGLGCRPSRSWVYQQLKQHFPFVYLPTTQPSHEEFPIDWTLDYSHQRFTRAVFIASRNPLDNPRLVENIPMQQTR, from the coding sequence ATGGCATTTTTCTTACCTATCCTCAAGCAACTTGGTTATTTAGATGAGATCTCCATGATGTTGGTGAACGTCGGGTCTCGCAAAATCACTACTGCCGATGATTATGGTAGCCAAAACTGGGGAGCGTTTGCGCCCAATTTAACCATTATTGGCTTCGATGCTGATCCGGAAGCCTGTGAAGCGGCAAATGCTGCCTTTGAAGCCCAGGGTCAGGATTGGAATGAATTTCATATCCCGATCGCGATCGCGAAGGAAGTTGGTAAAGCCACTCTACACATCACTAAAAATCCCATGTGTAGTTCGCTCTATCCGCCGAATGAGGAATTGATTCAGCGGTTTCCACGTTTTCCTGACTTAGTTGGCCTTGCGTCTACGGTGGAAATTGAAACCACAACGCTCGATCAATTTTGTCAGGATGAGGCGATCGAAGAAGTGGATTTCCTGCAAGTGGATGTCCAAGGGGCCAATCTCCAAGTCCTCCAGGGGGCACGAGCCTTACTTCAGCGATCGGTGTTTGCCATCCAAACGGAAGTAGAATTCTCACCCATTTATCGGGACGAACCGTTGTTTGCTGAAACGGATACCTTCCTGCGACAACAGGGATTTACATTGTTTGATCTCTCTCCCCTCTGTCGCGAACAGCGTTCTCCGTTGCATTCTATCAAGCGTCCAGGCCAATTATTGTGGTCCGATGCTATTTACTTACGCGATCCGTTGCAGGCCAGCACACCGGAAGCCTTCAAAACCCCAGAAGCCATCTTCAAACTCGCCTGCATCGCGGATGCACTAGAGTTTACTGACTATGCCTTAGAACTGCTTGAACACCTCACCTTAACGTTTGGTCAGCAAAATCCAGCCTATAACCTAGCCGACGCGATCGTTCAAAGTTTGGCTCAAGTCCCGGATCTCTTGAAACAAGGGTTAGACAATGTGCCGGTTGTGCAAAAGGTGCAGCCTTACCTCCAGCAGCCCATACCAGTACTATCACCGGAGCCGATTCTGGAGGAAGTTGTCTATGCCCCGCCTGTTCAAGCTTTTCAAAGTGAGCATTATTTACGTCATAACCAACGACGGTTAGAACACTTGGCAAGCTTGGGACTCCCTTTGCAAGGTCGATCGGTGCTGGAAGTGGGTGCTGGAATTGGCGATCATACCTCTTTCTTTCTCGATCGGGGTTGTGATGTAGTGACAACTGAAGGTCGGGCTGATAACTTTGAAATCCTGCAACAACGCTTCCCCCAGTTACAATCCTATCTTTTAGATTGCGATCATCCAGATATGACGTTCGATCGCACCTTTGATGTGGTGTATTGCTATGGGTTATTGTATCACTTACAGGATCCCGTTACGGCGCTGCAATTTATGGCTAAACATTGCGGTGATTTATTGCTACTGGAAACCGCAGTTTCAACGGATACGGATGAGCTATTGAATCCCTGTGAAGAACCGGCAGCTAGCAAAACTCAAAGTATCCATGGCTTGGGCTGCCGACCTAGCCGATCGTGGGTGTATCAACAACTGAAGCAGCATTTTCCTTTTGTTTACTTACCCACCACTCAACCCAGTCATGAGGAATTTCCGATCGATTGGACGCTAGACTATTCTCATCAACGATTTACCCGTGCTGTTTTCATTGCATCTCGTAATCCCCTGGACAATCCACGACTAGTCGAAAATATTCCTATGCAGCAAACTCGTTAG
- a CDS encoding FkbM family methyltransferase: MPLSVMHPQLSELPATARTYLQYLERLEIPLDSDLQSQLYTGLAQTDWDNPQTALDLNNIAVIALIEAEQADNSELRSVYFETAIEALQAAQGQHPLCAIHFAIAQGLIGNSADARQIAFSGVIGNAEIGRSAPLGLVYLPSEFELRHRFLQVILTSANGDGQAQRLSAAALVHCNPIFYNPLGQRFLTIADTLFPQSVALQLKQGLARLMSGQWEGLLNLQRAIDLQPQQPEILQSLCLAYRSLGDLGLAEFYQHRGQAVRAPWANLPLDSAITHCPFDRLHFVIDASFQSLVTGVLLGAGDWFEAEMEFWRDRIQPGMTVLDVGANVGIYTFSAAQQVGTQGQVLAIEPFSKCVAAMVQTCEINQLPQVIICRGAASDHEGSLKLALQSSSELNEVCAEDVDLPEGSYEAVPCFTLDSLIDHHRLTRVDFLKIDAEGHELQVLMGSDRLLKEFKPTILYENIAGSKGSNLTVAQFLQDNGYQLFRYQPFLKQLIPLDTTEALDDCLNVIAVPS, encoded by the coding sequence GTGCCCCTTTCTGTCATGCATCCCCAACTTTCCGAACTCCCTGCGACCGCTCGCACCTATCTCCAATACCTAGAGCGTCTAGAAATTCCCTTAGACTCCGATCTCCAATCGCAACTCTACACAGGCTTAGCCCAGACAGATTGGGACAATCCGCAAACGGCGTTAGATTTAAATAACATCGCTGTCATTGCGTTGATCGAAGCGGAACAGGCGGATAATTCAGAACTACGATCGGTCTACTTTGAAACGGCGATCGAGGCACTCCAAGCCGCCCAGGGACAGCATCCACTCTGCGCCATCCATTTCGCGATCGCCCAGGGATTAATCGGCAATAGCGCTGACGCTCGCCAAATTGCGTTTTCGGGGGTGATTGGCAATGCTGAAATTGGTCGTTCTGCGCCCTTGGGGTTGGTTTACTTACCCAGTGAATTTGAACTGCGCCATCGCTTTTTACAGGTAATTTTAACCTCGGCCAACGGCGACGGACAGGCTCAACGACTGAGTGCGGCAGCGCTCGTACACTGCAATCCAATTTTTTACAATCCCCTTGGCCAACGGTTTCTCACGATCGCGGACACCCTCTTTCCCCAGTCCGTTGCTTTGCAACTCAAGCAAGGATTGGCTCGGTTGATGAGTGGACAATGGGAAGGACTATTGAATCTGCAACGAGCGATCGATTTACAGCCACAACAACCTGAAATTCTGCAAAGCTTGTGTCTAGCCTATCGTAGCCTCGGTGACTTAGGGTTAGCAGAATTTTATCAGCACCGTGGACAGGCAGTTCGGGCACCCTGGGCCAATTTACCCCTCGATAGTGCCATTACCCATTGTCCCTTCGATCGATTGCACTTTGTGATTGATGCCAGTTTTCAAAGCTTAGTCACGGGCGTTTTGCTGGGTGCGGGGGATTGGTTTGAGGCGGAGATGGAATTCTGGCGCGATCGGATTCAACCGGGAATGACCGTTCTTGATGTCGGTGCCAATGTGGGAATTTATACCTTCAGTGCAGCGCAGCAGGTCGGTACCCAAGGCCAGGTCTTGGCGATCGAACCCTTTTCAAAATGCGTGGCTGCGATGGTGCAAACCTGCGAAATTAATCAGCTGCCGCAAGTGATTATTTGCCGAGGGGCTGCCAGCGACCACGAAGGGTCTCTGAAATTAGCTCTGCAAAGTAGCAGTGAACTCAACGAAGTTTGTGCAGAGGATGTTGATCTTCCAGAGGGCAGTTATGAAGCGGTGCCGTGTTTTACCTTAGATAGTCTGATTGATCACCATCGTTTGACGCGGGTAGATTTCCTGAAAATCGATGCTGAAGGCCATGAGTTACAGGTGTTGATGGGCAGCGATCGCTTGCTGAAGGAATTCAAACCTACCATTCTGTACGAAAATATTGCAGGCAGTAAGGGCAGCAATCTCACCGTGGCTCAGTTTCTTCAAGACAACGGTTACCAACTTTTCCGCTATCAACCCTTTCTGAAACAATTGATTCCTTTAGATACAACGGAAGCGTTAGATGACTGTTTAAATGTCATCGCAGTGCCTAGCTAA